The window TGTTAAAAAAGAAATGAATAAAAAATTTGACATAGTGATAATGGCAGCAGCAATATCAGATTATACACCAGAAAAACCTAGCAAAAATAAAATAAAGAGTTCTAGAAATAAAATCAAAATTAGCCTCAAAAAAGTACCTAAAACTATTGATCAGATTAAAAAATATCAAAAAGATGTTTTTTTAGTTGGCTTTAAAGCAGAAGCAAATATTTCAAAAAATAATTTAATCAAATTAGCTAAGAAAAAAATTATAGAATCTAATGCGAATATGATCATTGCAAATGATATAGGTTCTATAAAATATAAAAAAAATCCAGATAATAATGAGATATTAATTATTGATTCAAATAGTGTAATTTCTTCAGGATGGGTAAAAAAAGAAAAAATTGTTAAAATAATTAGAAAAGAGATCGAAAAAAAATTAAAGAGTTCAAATTGAAGAAATCTGAAATTAGAAAACTTGTTGTAGAATATACAGAAATTAAAAAGAAAAAAATTCAAAATAAAAACCATATAGAAAAACTAAAAAAAATTGAACAGCGATATTTTCATGAAACAGGTAGAACAATTCAATCTGATTTGAAAGAGATTACATAAAATATATCATAAAATTACGTAGAGTTGACAAAATTGAATCATTTCGAGTATAAACAAAGAAATATGAAAATTTGGAATGAGATAGCACCAAGATATCATAAGAGATGGGCAAGTGCTAATCAAGGCCCATTTCAGAGTACCTCAAAATTAGTTGAGTTAGTTAATGTTAACAGTGGAGATAGTGTTTTAGATCTTGCATGTGGTACTGGAGTTGTTACAAAAAAAATTAGAGATAAAGTTGGGAATAAAGGATACGTGGTAGGTGCAGATGCATCAATCACTGTAATTAAAATTGCTAAAAAATGGAATGGAGCAAAATCAAATTTAAATTTTGTAAATATGGATGCTGAAAAATTTAATTTTTATCACGAATTTGATATTATAACATGTCAATATGCTTTGTTTTTTTTTCCTAATGCACAAAAAGCATTAAAAAATATGCGAAATAGTCTCAAGAAAACAGGTACACTTGGCGTTTCAGTGCACGGACATAAAGACAAAGTACCATTTTTTAGTAATATCTCAGATGCTATCACAAAATTTATTCCAGATTATATACCTCCTGGCTCTCCTGACATGGATAGGTTTGGAACAAAAATTGCATTACACAATGAAATTAGAAAAGCAGGATTCTCAAAAATATCAATAAAAGATTTTACTTTTAGTTATAGTCCAGGAAAATTTGAAGATTATTGGAGAAATTATATAAAATACATAGCCAAACCACTCAAAGAAAAATTAAACTCACTTGATATTCCTAAAAGAAAAGAATTGAAACGTACAATAAAACAAAATACCATTCCCTATACTAAAAAAAATGGAGATATTGTATTTCCTTGGCAAGTTTTAATTTTAACTGCAAAATACTAAGAGAGGGTAATATACAAAAATGAAAAAAGACAATAAAAAAGAAGAGAAACAACCAAAAAAATCAGATTTTAAAGTATTTCTAAAAAAGAGAGCACCAATTTATTTAGGAATAATTGCTTTGCTTGTGGTTTTTGTAATTCCTGAATTAACAAAAGGCGATTTGCGTAGTAGTTTTCCAAATAATTTAACGGATGATCAAAAACAAATTGTTGAAACTATAATGTCGTATAATGGTCCAAATAAAAAAGGATTGACAGTAATAGACGCCATATCAGAGCAAATAGCTACAGATTATCCTAATGAAAAAATTTACAAAGATAAGAAGACAAAAGTGAATCTTGATGTTTCTAGCATAGAAAATATGTATGAAGTAATTTTAACTTTTGAATCATATAAAGGAGTAAAGGAATATGCTTGGGATTTTAATCCTGTTACACAAGAAATTAAACCTAAAAATCCAAATGCAAAACACATTATTGATCTTGTAAACTATTATGATTAAATCAAATAGTAATTAGATCTTTTGTAAACTTGTGTAAAATTATTGATTTGTTCTTTACAATAAGTGAATCTTCAATCCTTACTCCAAATTTATTTGGAATGTAAATTCCAGGCTCTACAGTAATAGCCATATTTTCTTTTAGTTTTGTATCACTTCTATATGACACAGTTGGTAGTTCATGAACTTCTAATCCAATACCGTGACCTGTTGAATGAATAAAATATTTTCCAAAATTATTCTCTTCAATATATTTTCTACATGCAGTATCAACATCTTTACAATATACATTTGGTTTAACAGATTCTAATCCTAGTTTTTGTGAATCTTTTACAATTTGATAAACCTGTTTTTGTTCAATAGGTATTTGCCCAATTGCAAATGTTCTAGTTGCATCTGAGACATATCCTTTGTATCTTAATGTAAGATCAACAACTACAAGATCACCTTTTTTGAATTTTCTATTAGTAACTTGTGCATGTGGTAATGATCCATTTGGTCCTCCAGCTATGATTAATGGATTAAGAGTTGACTTGTATCCGGTATCAAACATACCTTGTCCTATTGCAAACGACATCAATATTGTTTGTAATTCAGATTCTTTTTGACCTATATTCATTTTTTTAACACATATTTCAAACATCGCATCAATAATTTTAGAAGCTTTTTTCAAAACAGTGATTTCTTTTTCATCTTTCACTATACGAGAATTGTAAAATGGTTCTGTGGATGATTTAATTGAAGGAATAGATTTTTTGAGTGATGTCATTATGGAATAATTTTGGCAATCAGTACATACTTTCTTATTTTTGATTTTTGAAGTCAATGAGGAAATTAAACCAATTCCTCGTTCTGCTGTAACTACATCACAATTTTCGGATTCTTCTTTGACACGGCCCACTTCTAGTTCTGGAGCAATTATAGTAGTATTACCTCCTTTTTCTAATATTCCAATAGCTTCACCCCAGAATCCAGTCATGTAAAATAAATTTTCAGGCTCAAATGTAACTAGTGTATCACAATTCAACTCTTGAGCAAATTTTAGAAGATTTTTTCT is drawn from Candidatus Nitrosarchaeum limnium SFB1 and contains these coding sequences:
- a CDS encoding methyltransferase type 11, producing MKIWNEIAPRYHKRWASANQGPFQSTSKLVELVNVNSGDSVLDLACGTGVVTKKIRDKVGNKGYVVGADASITVIKIAKKWNGAKSNLNFVNMDAEKFNFYHEFDIITCQYALFFFPNAQKALKNMRNSLKKTGTLGVSVHGHKDKVPFFSNISDAITKFIPDYIPPGSPDMDRFGTKIALHNEIRKAGFSKISIKDFTFSYSPGKFEDYWRNYIKYIAKPLKEKLNSLDIPKRKELKRTIKQNTIPYTKKNGDIVFPWQVLILTAKY
- a CDS encoding peptidase M24, which translates into the protein MTGFWGEAIGILEKGGNTTIIAPELEVGRVKEESENCDVVTAERGIGLISSLTSKIKNKKVCTDCQNYSIMTSLKKSIPSIKSSTEPFYNSRIVKDEKEITVLKKASKIIDAMFEICVKKMNIGQKESELQTILMSFAIGQGMFDTGYKSTLNPLIIAGGPNGSLPHAQVTNRKFKKGDLVVVDLTLRYKGYVSDATRTFAIGQIPIEQKQVYQIVKDSQKLGLESVKPNVYCKDVDTACRKYIEENNFGKYFIHSTGHGIGLEVHELPTVSYRSDTKLKENMAITVEPGIYIPNKFGVRIEDSLIVKNKSIILHKFTKDLITI
- a CDS encoding hypothetical protein (hypothetical protein Nmar_1723); its protein translation is MKKDNKKEEKQPKKSDFKVFLKKRAPIYLGIIALLVVFVIPELTKGDLRSSFPNNLTDDQKQIVETIMSYNGPNKKGLTVIDAISEQIATDYPNEKIYKDKKTKVNLDVSSIENMYEVILTFESYKGVKEYAWDFNPVTQEIKPKNPNAKHIIDLVNYYD